GTCAGCCCCGCTTCCTCAATCTGTCCCAGCACCCCATGACATTCGGGACAGGTCAGGAGGGAAGGGGACCCCATGACGCGCACTCCCTTCTCGAAGGTCCCGTGTCCCGCACTCACCTGAATTTCGGCCTGCAGCCGTTGACGTTGGTCATCATTCATCGGAGGTGGACCTCCTGAATAGGGGCGGTGGTTCAACAACTCGACCAGACGTAGGCCGATCTCCCGTGCTGGCAGGATGTCCTTAACCGCGACCTGGCGTAGAGCATTCAAAAGCATTTCAGGGGCCTCGGCTTCCTCCGGGTGTTGAATAAGGGCATAGCCCCCCAGTTGCTCAATGGTCCAGAGGCCAGAACTGCCATCGTTAAGCCTGCCGCTCAGGAGTACACCGATCACTCGCGCCTCATATGCTTGAGCGGCCGAGCGAAAGAGCACATCGATGGCGGGCCGGGCATGATTTTCTTTAGGGCCCTGTGAGAGATGAAGGTGATGACCGACGACAAGAAGATGGTGGTTGGGCGGAGCGACGAAGATGACCCCTGGTTCGAGGAGGTCACCTTGCCGAGCGTGGCGCGCAGGGAGTGGGCCGGCCTGGCTGAGAATCTGTGGCAAAGCGCTGGGCTGGTCTGCGGGTGTGTGGACGGTTAAGAGGATAGGCGCTGAGAAAGTTGCGGGAAGAGTGGGGACGAGGTCGAGCAGGGCGGGCAATGCCCCGGCAGAGCCACCGATGACGACCAAGCCGGGAAAATTCATCCCTTATGATGAGGTGAGTGGCGGGCGAACGAGCGTGGGGCACGTCAGGTCATCTTCATATGGATCAAGAAGGAGGAACATGATCTGAAACATTGTCCACGCCTGCGGCTGAGTATCGATCTCACCAGCATCCCAGAAATGGGACGCCAACCCACTGCTGTTCCTTCGCGTCGATAAGGAGGTCCACGAGATTCATTTGGTCATGCTCTCAGCACCTGACACTTGCCAAGAAATGACGCCCTAGACGCATTGCAGCATGACAAAGGGCAGTATCTGGGTGCCGCATCAGGGAAACAGTTGTACGGCTGGCCGCATCCTCCTAGTGGTTCGGCTGCTCGACGTGCTCCGCACCCGTCAATGGGCTATGGTGATCGCCGATCAGGAGTTTATCGGGCAAGCGTGGTGCTCATTCATGCTCTGGAAACGTATCCAGCAATGTGTACATATCCGCGAGAACACCCCCATTAGTGTCAAGTGCTGAGGCTTAGTCCTTCTGAGACGAGGCACGCGTGATCCTTATTGGCTAGATCGTTGCGTCCCAGTGAAGATGGAAGAGATCAGTACGCTTGTTTTGTCCTGATGTCTTGCCAGTTGCGCGTGGATGTTAGGTCTTCCTTTCGCCGATTACACCAGGAAGCCCCCATGGTCAGCAGGGCCCCACGCGCCCCGCTGGAGAACGTGCGAGAAAAATGCGGTTAGACCGACGAAGAGAGAAGCTGGGCCAATACAGGTCCTGTTCAGTCAGTGCTCTGGTCGCCTGCATAGGTTGAGAGGCGACGAGTCGTCCTCAAGTCCAATGAGGTCATCCAAGTCCCAGTGGCGCCAGTCCTATACACCCTCGACCGTAGCGGGGCGGGACGCTGACACTCAACACGGCAGGGCTCGCGGTACGCACGAGCAATCCGATCAGCGCAAGGGGTACGAGCGGCGCGTTCAGGCGTACGTGGCTCAGCACTCAACTCGCTCACCATAGCGAGGTGCCGCAGGCACAACAGCCCAATCAGCAACGCGACGAAGCAGAACACCCCAACTGTGAAACTTAGACCCCTGATCAACCGGTTCCCACAAGCCTGCACCTGACCCGCTGCACCAAAGTTGGTGATCCCCAGACCCACCAGGAATCACAGCGGCGATTGCCCGCAAAGGAGCTCCAGAGCAGGCTCAGGACCGTCAGGATCAGTCCCAGTCCATACAGCAAGTTGAACACTTGCACGGGCACTGGACTGAGCTTCACGGCTCCGGTTGTACCACGCCTTCCGAGCCTGTGCAGGGGCAGCTGCACGCCGTGTCCGAGCAGCAAAGGCCTCACTCCTCAGCCTCTTTGCAAGGTCAAGCCTCAGTCCAGCAAATCGCGGAACTGGTACTCCACCCAGCGTTCCAGGTTCTCGAACTTCATCTGGGGCATCGCACTGTCCCGGAACCCGGTCAGCAGCTGACGCAACCCCAGTAGCAAAAGACTCCGGGGTTCTCCAGAAGCCAGACCCAGCCGCACACGCAGGAGCAGCATTTCCATCGCCATCGACTCCAGCTGAAGGTTGGGTGCTGCGGTGCTCAGTGGGGTGTAGCGGGGCGCTATGTACGTCATGACACTCGTCTCCTACAGGGCATTTCCTGCCCTGGCAACGTGCTAGGGCGTCCCTTAAACAGCAACGCGGGTGGGCTCGGTTCGTGCTCCGGTCTGTTCGCGGCGGTAGCCCTGATGCCACTTGTCCCGACCCAGAATGCCGCACAGCCGCTCGCCCACTTCGTGCGTGACCTGCTGCGTTTCGACCAGCCGACCGACGAACGCTTGGTAGGCGGTCCAGGCAGTAACGGTGGCGGCATCGAACAAGACGGGCTGGTTCAGTTGCATATTGCAATCTTTACGAAACGCTTATTCCGCAGCCTGACAAACCTCAACCTTAACGCCACTTCTGGTGCCGAGCCCGTCCAGGTCCCGTCGCCTGTGGATCACTCAGGCCAGTGCAGGCAGGAAAAACCCAAACTCACGCGCGGGCGTCGCAAACCCCCAACACACCTGAAACGGCAAGAACACTGGTCCTCCGTCATCCAACCGCACGGTCACGTCGTGGACCACCTTGCCCCGCCCAAACTCATGCCTATCGCCTTGCCGGGCGAACCCACGCAACAGCAGATAGCTCCGCGGGTCCAACAACGTCCATGTCCCTCTAGGGGCAAGCTTTCCCGCCCAGGGCAGCTGCAGAGATTGCGGGGCACCAGCATTGTCTCTCCAGGCCACATTGACGCCCAGGACCTTAAAAGCAAGGTCACCTCTGTTGTGCAACTCGACGGTCAGCGCCGCGCCCTGTCTGTAGCGGTAACGGTCCTTGTCCAGGAACGAAGCGGTCAATTCAGCGCAACCTTTCCGGGTCAGACTCTGCTGCTGAATCACTTGCGGTTTCTTCGTCAACATGGGTCACCCTACGCCCAAAAGGCCCTGCCCACTCGCCCGGCCACCCGTATTGCATCTCCTTGGCGCTGGAGTAGGCGTATTCCTGCTGCTGGGGTGTACGCGGTCTAGCGCCGGAGCACCGGCCGGATCTGCATGGGGTCGGCGCAGGACCTGCACAAGCGCCAGCAGGTCCACGAGCGCCACATCGCCTCTTTTGCAGCGAGTGGATGCCCTCCGGGAGCGCATCACGGCTCAGGTTTACGAGCGGGGCCGATTGGCCTCCCGACGTTGCGCCTCCTGTCGCCTGCTCTCCGCGTCCGTCGCCTCGGCCGCCGAATCCGCTTCCTCGTCAGGAATCCCAATGGACAGAACTTCGGCACCGTCAATCACCAGCAGGGTGTGTCGCCGTGTTCCTCCCAACCCCACCGCCACTGCGTTCTTCAGGACGACCACTCGACTAAATCCTGCCTCCAGACGCAGGGTTTCGCCGAGTTGTCCATCCTCCCCGCCATTCACCAGTTCACCCGTGTAGAGCAACTGCTTCGCTTGAACTTGGACTTTCATGTTTCGCCTCCCTTCAGTATCCCGCCCCAGAGGGCGACCCCATGCTCGACCTCGCCGCGTCCTTCCTCCTTACCCCAGCGGCCTCCTAATGTCCGGGTCTGACGGCAGCCGGAAGTGCACGCCCGAGCTGCTGCTCCAGGCCTCCAGGCCGCGCCGGACGGCCTCACCCACCCCGAGGCCTGAACTCGCAGCGGCAGCCGCTGGCCGACCGCCAGTGCCGTGCTCTGGCACCTGGTCGACACCGGCCGCGCCCACGCCATCCCTGCCAGCCACGGCGCCCGCTGCGTCTACCGCTTCCAGGGGGTGGGTTAATGCGTCGCGCCAGCGTCTTCCAACCCCGGCAGGAAAAAACCCATGTCTTAGCCCGGCGTCGCAAACCCCCAGGACACCTCGAAGGCCAAGTGCAGGGGCCGGGGTTCATCCAGATGCACCACGACCTGGTGCACGGTGCCCTCCATCCCAAACCCACGCCGTTGACGCTGACGCGTCAGGGCCATCAGCACATCGAAGCTCCGCTCATCCAGAAGGGTCCAACGCCCTCCGGGTTCCACCACACCGGGGCGGTACCAGTGAAAACTGGTGCTCGCGATCAACCAATTGACTTCGATGTCCTGAATGCGCAGGGGCACCGAACCCGTGTTGAGCAGGGTCAGTTGAGTCGCTGCCGCAGCTCCGAAGCGCAGCTGATCCATGGTGCGGGTCGCAGCCCACAACTCGCAGCCCTCTTCTCCCAGCAACCGGCGCCATTGACCCAGCTTCTCAGGAGGCAACATGCACTTTCATATAGCCCCTGCGGGTCCGGAACATGTGCTGACCTGTCGTCGTTAAGGGAGAGACAAGGCAGGAGACAGCAGATCAGGTTCCATGTCCCCTCTCGTGGGTCCCAGCACGTCAGCCACCTGTGGGAACTGAGGCGTCACCAAGCCCCGTCCAATGGATTGAGGCCCTCGGGTTCGGTGAATCTCAGAGCCCGTCTCCTGGCTCTCTGGTACGCCCGGGTCCAGACCTCCTTGGCGCACGGATCAGCAGCGTATGCACCCGCTTCGGGACTCAGCCGACCTTGGGCGACCCACGACTGGACGAGCGCAACGTACTGCCGCCAAGCGAACTCCGCTTCCTGTTCAAGGTGATCCGCACGCCATGTGGAAGCGTTCATCTTCACAGTCTTACCGGGAGGCTTGGTCTTTTCCAGTGCGGCCCAGTGGGGCGCCTCTGGAGAGGCGGTCCTCTCGTGACGGCCCTCACCAGCACCACCGGAAGCGCCGGCACGAGCATGGGCATCTGCCCTGGCAAACGTGGCCTGAAGGTAGGTGCCCTGTGAGGCTGCCACGCCGGAGAGCTCAAGCGCGGCGACCTGCCCGCCCTGGTCCTGGCGACCGCGCACGCCCAGGCCCAGACCGAGGTCGACCTTCTTGCCGACCAGGATTTGGATCTTCTCGCTCGCGCCGAGCTTCACGCCTGTGCGGGCGGCCGTGGCCTTGACGCTCAGGGTGCCTCAGCCGGGCAAGCCCACGGTCTTGCCAACGCGCACGGCCTCGACCGTGCTGTCTAGCAGCGCGCTCATCTGTTTCTTGCTCAGGCTGATCTTGTCAGCGACTTGTACGAGCTGGGTTTGGGCGACCTATTGCCCTTGGTCAGCGCTCCGGCGGTCTTGCTGCCTACGGATTTTTTCGTCATGCTGCCTCTTGAGCACAACGGGCTGGAGCAGATATAACGCGACCCAGCATTTTGGATATTGGAAGGGTCACGAGAACCCACGCTGCCCAGCCTAGGGGGCCACCCGCCCCATCACCATCTCATAGGCCTGGATGTGAGCGCCTGAGCGCCCGCCCGTGAGCTTACTTCGTACGCACGACCGAGTAGGAGAAGTTGTTCGAGCTGACGACGCCTGCCGGCGCGCGCAACAGCATCGACCCGGTTGTACCCGCACTGACTCCTGTCCTGAGATAACTGGTCGAGTACGGCTGATACCCCAATGTCAGAGCAGTGCCAGCGGTCAGCACACGAGGAGCAAGCTGGTAGCTCCCGTTGAGCGCCGTAAACATCGAGCGGTAGTTCCAACTCAAGTGCTGGTACGCGGGACTGATGCCCGCGACAGCATCATCCGTATAGTTGGCGACCGTCCAGTCCCGCAGGTAGCTCGACTGACATCTTGCAGTTTTGGGAAAAGCCGTCTGGAACGCACTTTTGGCCCCATAGTGGGGTGTGAACCCAAAAGAACTGCGTTCCAGA
The window above is part of the Deinococcus sp. Leaf326 genome. Proteins encoded here:
- a CDS encoding chemotaxis protein CheB, producing the protein MNFPGLVVIGGSAGALPALLDLVPTLPATFSAPILLTVHTPADQPSALPQILSQAGPLPARHARQGDLLEPGVIFVAPPNHHLLVVGHHLHLSQGPKENHARPAIDVLFRSAAQAYEARVIGVLLSGRLNDGSSGLWTIEQLGGYALIQHPEEAEAPEMLLNALRQVAVKDILPAREIGLRLVELLNHRPYSGGPPPMNDDQRQRLQAEIQVSAGHGTFEKGVRVMGSPSLLTCPECHGVLGQIEEAGLTRYRCHTGHAFTAEVLLAELGEATEAALWSAARLLDEQVLLLDQLSQSIQLDGTLEAGRWVKARRLEARSNILRQFIQHPEEEGALTLASIPGRF